A single Lemur catta isolate mLemCat1 chromosome 20, mLemCat1.pri, whole genome shotgun sequence DNA region contains:
- the COG4 gene encoding conserved oligomeric Golgi complex subunit 4 isoform X1, producing MANVDAPQKLSGMPSPSEGVGGGCCSEISTELIRSLTELQELEAVYERLCGEEKMVEKELDALLEQQNTIENKMITLHRMGPNLQLIEGDAKQLAGMITFTCNLAENVSSKVRQLDLAKNRLYQAIQRADDILDLKFCMDGVQTALRNEDYEQAAAHIHRYLCLDKSVIELSRQGKEGSMIDANLKLLQEAEQRLKAIVAEKFAIATKAGDLPQVERFFKIFPLLGLHEEGLSKFSEYLCKQVASKAEENLLLVLGTDMSDRRAAVIFADTLTLLFEGIARIVETHQPIVETYYGPGKLYTLIKYLQVECDRQVKKVVDKFIKQRDYHQQFRHVQSNLMRNSTTEKIEPRELDPILTEVTLMNARSELYLRFLRKRISSDFEVGDSMASEEVKQEHQKCLDKLLNNCLLSCTMQELIGLYITMEEYFMRESVNKAVALDTCEKGQLTSSMVDDVFYIVKKCIGRALSSSSIDCLCAMINLATTELESDFRDVLCNKLRMGFPATTLQDIQRGVTSAVNIMHSSLQQGKFDTKGIESTDEAKLSFLVTLNNVEVCSENISTLKKTLESDCTKLFSQGIGGEQAQAKFDSCLSDLVAVSNKFRDLLQEGLTELNSTAVKPQVQPWINTFLSVSHNIEEEEFNDYEANDPWVQQFILNLEQLMAEFKASLSPVIYDSLTGLMTNLVAVELERVVLKSTFNRLGGLQFDKELRSLIAYLTTVTTWTIRDKFARLSQMATILNLERVTEILDYWGANSGPLTWRLTPAEVRQVLALRMDFRSEDIKRLRL from the exons ATGGCCAACGTTGATGCCCCTCAAAAGTTGTCAGGGATGCCTTCGCCGTctgagggggtgggaggtggctgcTGCTCCGAAATCTCCACCGAGCTCATTCGCTCCCTGACAGAGctgcaggagctggaggctgtgtACGAACGGCTCTGCGGCGAGGAG aAAATGGTAGAGAAAGAGCTGGATGCTCTTTTGGAACAGCAAAACACCATTGAAAATAAGATGATCACTCTCCACCGAATGGG TCCCAACCTGCAGTTGATCGAGGGAGATGCAAAGCAGCTAGCTGGGATGATCACCTTTACCTGCAACCTAGCTGAGAATGTGTCCAGCAAAGTCCGTCAGCTTGACCTGGCCAAG AACCGCCTCTATCAGGCCATTCAGAGAGCTGATGACATCTTGGACTTAAAGTTCTGCATGGATGGAGTTCAGACTGCCTTGAGGAATGAAGACTATGAGCAGGCTGCGGCTCATATTCATCGCTATTTGTGCTTGGACAAGTCAGTCATTGAGCTCAGCCGACAGGGGAAAGAAG GCAGCATGATTGACGCCAACCTGAAATTGCTGCAGGAAGCTGAACAGCGTCTCAAAGCCATCGTAGCAGAGAAGTTTGCCATCGCCACCAAGGCAGGGGATCTTCCCCAGGTGGAGCGCTTCTTCAAGATCTTCCCACTGCTGGGTTTGCACGAGGAGGGATTAAGCAAGTTCTCAGAATACCTTTGCAAGCAG gTGGCCAGTAAAGCTGAAGAGAATCTGCTCTTGGTGCTAGGGACGGACATGAGTGATAGAAGAGCTGCGGTCATCTTCGCCGATACACTCACTCTTCTGTTTGAAG GGATTGCCCGCATCGTGGAAACCCACCAACCAATAGTGGAGACCTATTACGGGCCGGGAAAACTTTATACCCTGATCAAATATCTACAGGTGGAATGTGACAGACAAGTGAAGAAGGTGGTAGACAAGTTCATCAAGCAGAGGGACTACCACCAGCAG TTCCGGCATGTCCAGAGCAACTTGATGAGAAATTCTACAACAGAAAAAATCGAACCAAG GGAATTGGACCCCATCCTGACTGAGGTCACCCTGATGAATGCCCGCAGTGAGCTATACTTACGCTTCCTCAGGAAGAGGATCAGCTCTGATTTTGAGGTGGGGGACTCCATGGCTTCAGAAGAAGTAAAGCAAG AGCACCAGAAGTGTTTGGACAAACTCCTCAATAACTGCCTATTGAGCTGTACCATGCAGGAACTAATTGGCTTATATATTACCATGGAGGAGTACTTCATGAGGGAATCTGTCAATAAG GCTGTGGCTCTGGACACTTGTGAGAAGGGCCAGTTGACCTCGAGCATGGTGGATGACGTCTTCTACATTGTTAAGAAGTGCATTGGGCGGGCTCTGTCCAGCTCCAGCATCGACTGTCTCTGTGCCATGATCAACCTCGCTACCACAGAGCTGGAGTCTGACTTCAG GGATGTTCTGTGCAATAAGCTGCGGATGGGCTTCCCAGCCACAACCTTACAGGACATCCAGCGCGGGGTGACAAGTGCTGTGAACATCATGCATAGCAGCCTCCAGCAGGGCAAATTCGACACGAAAGGCATCGAGAGCACTGACGAGGCCAAGCTCTCCTTCCTG GTAACTCTGAACAACGTGGAAGTCTGCAGTGAAAACATCTCCACTCTGAAGAAGACACTGGAG AGTGACTGCACCAAGCTGTTCAGCCAGGGCATCGGAGGGGAGCAGGCGCAGGCCAAGTTTGACAGCTGCCTTTCTGACCTGGTTGCTGTGTCCAACAAATTCCGAGACCTCTTGCAG GAGGGGCTGACAGAGCTCAACAGCACAGCAGTCAAGCCGCAGGTGCAGCCTTGGATCAACACCTTTCTCTCCGTCTCCCACAACATCGAGGAG GAAGAATTCAACGACTATGAAGCCAACGACCCTTGGGTACAGCAGTTCATCCTTAACTTGGAACAGCTAATGGCGGAGTTCAAG GCCAGCCTGTCCCCGGTCATCTATGACAGCCTGACCGGCCTCATGACCAACCTTGTTGCCGTCGAGTTGGAAAGAGTGGTGCTGAAATCCACCTTCAACCGG ttGGGTGGTCTGCAGTTTGACAAGGAGCTGAGGTCACTCATTGCCTACCTTACCACAGTGACCACCTGGACCATCCGAGACAAGTTTGCTCGGCTCTCCCAGATGGCCACAATCCTCAATCTGGAGCGG GTCACTGAGATCCTAGATTACTGGGGTGCCAACTCTGGCCCATTGACGTGGCGCCTCACCCCTGCCGAAGTGCGCCAGGTGCTGGCTCTGCGCATGGACTTCCGCAGCGAGGACATCAAGAGGCTGCGCCTGTAG
- the COG4 gene encoding conserved oligomeric Golgi complex subunit 4 isoform X2 has product MVEKELDALLEQQNTIENKMITLHRMGPNLQLIEGDAKQLAGMITFTCNLAENVSSKVRQLDLAKNRLYQAIQRADDILDLKFCMDGVQTALRNEDYEQAAAHIHRYLCLDKSVIELSRQGKEGSMIDANLKLLQEAEQRLKAIVAEKFAIATKAGDLPQVERFFKIFPLLGLHEEGLSKFSEYLCKQVASKAEENLLLVLGTDMSDRRAAVIFADTLTLLFEGIARIVETHQPIVETYYGPGKLYTLIKYLQVECDRQVKKVVDKFIKQRDYHQQFRHVQSNLMRNSTTEKIEPRELDPILTEVTLMNARSELYLRFLRKRISSDFEVGDSMASEEVKQEHQKCLDKLLNNCLLSCTMQELIGLYITMEEYFMRESVNKAVALDTCEKGQLTSSMVDDVFYIVKKCIGRALSSSSIDCLCAMINLATTELESDFRDVLCNKLRMGFPATTLQDIQRGVTSAVNIMHSSLQQGKFDTKGIESTDEAKLSFLVTLNNVEVCSENISTLKKTLESDCTKLFSQGIGGEQAQAKFDSCLSDLVAVSNKFRDLLQEGLTELNSTAVKPQVQPWINTFLSVSHNIEEEEFNDYEANDPWVQQFILNLEQLMAEFKASLSPVIYDSLTGLMTNLVAVELERVVLKSTFNRLGGLQFDKELRSLIAYLTTVTTWTIRDKFARLSQMATILNLERVTEILDYWGANSGPLTWRLTPAEVRQVLALRMDFRSEDIKRLRL; this is encoded by the exons ATGGTAGAGAAAGAGCTGGATGCTCTTTTGGAACAGCAAAACACCATTGAAAATAAGATGATCACTCTCCACCGAATGGG TCCCAACCTGCAGTTGATCGAGGGAGATGCAAAGCAGCTAGCTGGGATGATCACCTTTACCTGCAACCTAGCTGAGAATGTGTCCAGCAAAGTCCGTCAGCTTGACCTGGCCAAG AACCGCCTCTATCAGGCCATTCAGAGAGCTGATGACATCTTGGACTTAAAGTTCTGCATGGATGGAGTTCAGACTGCCTTGAGGAATGAAGACTATGAGCAGGCTGCGGCTCATATTCATCGCTATTTGTGCTTGGACAAGTCAGTCATTGAGCTCAGCCGACAGGGGAAAGAAG GCAGCATGATTGACGCCAACCTGAAATTGCTGCAGGAAGCTGAACAGCGTCTCAAAGCCATCGTAGCAGAGAAGTTTGCCATCGCCACCAAGGCAGGGGATCTTCCCCAGGTGGAGCGCTTCTTCAAGATCTTCCCACTGCTGGGTTTGCACGAGGAGGGATTAAGCAAGTTCTCAGAATACCTTTGCAAGCAG gTGGCCAGTAAAGCTGAAGAGAATCTGCTCTTGGTGCTAGGGACGGACATGAGTGATAGAAGAGCTGCGGTCATCTTCGCCGATACACTCACTCTTCTGTTTGAAG GGATTGCCCGCATCGTGGAAACCCACCAACCAATAGTGGAGACCTATTACGGGCCGGGAAAACTTTATACCCTGATCAAATATCTACAGGTGGAATGTGACAGACAAGTGAAGAAGGTGGTAGACAAGTTCATCAAGCAGAGGGACTACCACCAGCAG TTCCGGCATGTCCAGAGCAACTTGATGAGAAATTCTACAACAGAAAAAATCGAACCAAG GGAATTGGACCCCATCCTGACTGAGGTCACCCTGATGAATGCCCGCAGTGAGCTATACTTACGCTTCCTCAGGAAGAGGATCAGCTCTGATTTTGAGGTGGGGGACTCCATGGCTTCAGAAGAAGTAAAGCAAG AGCACCAGAAGTGTTTGGACAAACTCCTCAATAACTGCCTATTGAGCTGTACCATGCAGGAACTAATTGGCTTATATATTACCATGGAGGAGTACTTCATGAGGGAATCTGTCAATAAG GCTGTGGCTCTGGACACTTGTGAGAAGGGCCAGTTGACCTCGAGCATGGTGGATGACGTCTTCTACATTGTTAAGAAGTGCATTGGGCGGGCTCTGTCCAGCTCCAGCATCGACTGTCTCTGTGCCATGATCAACCTCGCTACCACAGAGCTGGAGTCTGACTTCAG GGATGTTCTGTGCAATAAGCTGCGGATGGGCTTCCCAGCCACAACCTTACAGGACATCCAGCGCGGGGTGACAAGTGCTGTGAACATCATGCATAGCAGCCTCCAGCAGGGCAAATTCGACACGAAAGGCATCGAGAGCACTGACGAGGCCAAGCTCTCCTTCCTG GTAACTCTGAACAACGTGGAAGTCTGCAGTGAAAACATCTCCACTCTGAAGAAGACACTGGAG AGTGACTGCACCAAGCTGTTCAGCCAGGGCATCGGAGGGGAGCAGGCGCAGGCCAAGTTTGACAGCTGCCTTTCTGACCTGGTTGCTGTGTCCAACAAATTCCGAGACCTCTTGCAG GAGGGGCTGACAGAGCTCAACAGCACAGCAGTCAAGCCGCAGGTGCAGCCTTGGATCAACACCTTTCTCTCCGTCTCCCACAACATCGAGGAG GAAGAATTCAACGACTATGAAGCCAACGACCCTTGGGTACAGCAGTTCATCCTTAACTTGGAACAGCTAATGGCGGAGTTCAAG GCCAGCCTGTCCCCGGTCATCTATGACAGCCTGACCGGCCTCATGACCAACCTTGTTGCCGTCGAGTTGGAAAGAGTGGTGCTGAAATCCACCTTCAACCGG ttGGGTGGTCTGCAGTTTGACAAGGAGCTGAGGTCACTCATTGCCTACCTTACCACAGTGACCACCTGGACCATCCGAGACAAGTTTGCTCGGCTCTCCCAGATGGCCACAATCCTCAATCTGGAGCGG GTCACTGAGATCCTAGATTACTGGGGTGCCAACTCTGGCCCATTGACGTGGCGCCTCACCCCTGCCGAAGTGCGCCAGGTGCTGGCTCTGCGCATGGACTTCCGCAGCGAGGACATCAAGAGGCTGCGCCTGTAG